Genomic segment of Chryseobacterium culicis:
GTTTCTCTAAAGATTTATCTGCCTTTCTGTTGAATTCCATGAAAACCAGATTCCATACTTCCACAACTTGCGGATGGTCGTTATTCACCAACTCAAGTCCTGAAACTTTAGCTTTTTCTTCCGGTGTTCTTAAGTCAACATGGATTTCTGAACACGGTCCGCATGGTCCGCTTTCACCCATTTCCCAGAAATTATCTTTTTTATTTCCGTTGATGATTCTGTCTTCTGAAATGTGAGATTTCCAGAAATCAAAAGCATCCTGGTCTCTGTCCAGATTTTCAGAAGCGTCTCCTTCAAAAATCGTTACATATAAATTTTCTTTTGGAATTCCGTATACTTCAGTCAGTAATTCCCAGGCAAAAGCAATAGCCTCTTTTTTGAAGTAATCCCCGAAAGACCAGTTTCCCAGCATCTCAAACATGGTATGGTGATAAGTATCTCTACCTACATCATCCAGGTCATTGTGTTTCCCTGAAACTCTCAGACACTTTTGGGTATCGGCAATTCTAGGGGCGGTAGGGGTTTTGTAGCCAAGGAAAAAATCCTTGAACTGCGTCATTCCGGAGTTGGAAAACATAAGGGTAGGGTCGTCTTTCAGCACAATAGGAGCTGAAGGAACGATTAAGTGCTCCTTACTTTTAAAATAATCTAAAAATTTTTGACGTATCTCTTGTGATGTCATAGTATTGCTTTTGCTTTTTTTAGTATCAAATTTTGATAAGATGCAAATTTAAGATTTTTAAGCGATTTGTAATAATTTTATACTATGTTTTGAATGGTGGTGGGTTTTGATAATAAATGTACATCAGAATTTTTAATCTCTTTCCATCAATTGTATAGGGTTTCAAAGCCTGTACAATTTGCAGAGTCTGTAACCAATGATTATTTATTAATTTTGCAATTTTCCGTTTAACTTATTACCTTCGCTGTGATCTGAGATAAGATAAAAATCCCTCCAATGACAAAAGATGAAGAGTTGAAAAGCTGGATAGAGCAGTATTCCGGGCCGCTTTTGAAGCGGGCACTGTATGTACTTTCGAATAAAGAAGACGCTCAGGATGTTGTTCAGGAAGTTTTTCTTGCAGCCTATTCAGCCCATGATTCTTTTGAGGGGAAAAGTAATCCTCTGACCTGGCTGATGGCTATTCTGAACAGGAAAGTGGCAGATTTTTACCGGAAAAAATACAAATCCGAACCCAATGTCAGACTCGATCATTTTTTTGATGAAACAGGATCCTGGAAAAATAATGATGTTTTGAATGACTGGAATGTCTCAGGGGAAGGAGATGAACTTTTAGACAGCGCAGATTTTACTAAAACATTGGAGGAATGTATCGAAGAATTGCCCTCCAGATGGAAGATCCTGCTTAAAATGTATTATATCGAAGAAAAAAAAGCACCGGAAGTAAGTCAGGAATTGAGTGTTTCTACGACTAATCTTTGGAAGATTTTGCAAAGAAGCCGCATGCAGCTCAGAGAATGTTTGGAGTTTAACTGGTTTTCAAAATCATAAGAAAAATGATAAGAAGAATACTACATATATTATTTTTACCATGCAGTGAAGCTACTTTACTGATGGAAAAAAGGAATGCCCAATCCATTTCTTCCAGAGAAAACCGGATGCTGAGCATGCACCTGATGATCTGCAAATGGTGCCGAATGTACAATGAAAAACTGGCACTTCTGGATAAAGTGTTTAAAAAGAAATTTTCTGAAGAGAAAACTGAAATAAATGAATCTGAAATTCAGGATTTTAAAAACAAAATGATCGATAAATTAAATTTCTAAGAAAATTTCTGTCAGGATTTTAAAAATGCTCCGACTATACTTTTGAAAACAATAAAGTATTCAATTAAAATCTTAAAACATGGTCGGAACAGTACAGGAATCTAAAAATCAATTAACCCGAATCGGGTATTACATTTCGCTTTTCGGAGCAGCGCTTATATTGCTTTGGATTGGTATCTTCAAATTTACCCCTACAGAAGCTGCTGCCATAAAACCTTTGGTAGAAAACCATTTCTTAACTTTTTTCGTATATAAAATCATAAGCGTCCAGGCAGTGTCAAATCTTATCGGAACGATAGAAATTATCATTGCATTACTCCTGATATTTAGTGCGAAATTTGCTGTATTGAAAAAGTATGCAGGGATAGGAATGATGGTAACTTTTCTGGTAACCTTAAGCTATTTATTTACAACACCGGGAATGTGGAAAATAGTAGATGGAGTGCCTGTGACGGATTTCTTTATTTTAAAAGACCTTATGCTTTTAGGATTCGGATTCATGATCGTTCAAAAATAATAGTAATGAATAAAAAGGATAAAATGAAAAATATATTCATTGTACTCGGAATCATTCTGGGTATAGCAGTATTTGCTGCGGGATCAGGGCTTTTTAAGAAAACGAAGCCTAATGTAGTGGAAATTAAAAAAGAAAATGAGAAAATTATGGATAACAAAAACGTTAGAGAGATTTATTTTGCAGGTGGATGTTTCTGGGGAACAGAACATTTTTTTCAACAGATTCGAGGAGTGGTAGGAACAGAAGTGGGTTATGCCAATGGGAATACTCAAAATCCTACTTATGAAGAGGTGGTAAGTCATACAACAGGTTTTGCTGAAACGGTAAAAGTAAAATATGATCCGGAACAGGTGGATCTGAAACTGTTGATTGATTTATATTTCAAAACCATTGATCCTACAAGTAAAGATCAGCAGGGAAATGACAGAGGAAACCAATACAGAACGGGAATCTATTTCACCAATAAAACAGATGAAGCTGTGGTAAAAGATGAAGTTCTGAAACTGGCAAAAAATTATAACAAGCCATTGCTTGTAGAAACAATTCCATTGAAAAATTTCTATAAAGCAGAAGATTATCATCAGGATTATCTGGATAAAAATCCAGGCGGATATTGTCACATTGAACCAGGACTTTTTGAAATGGCGAAAAAAGCCAATCCGCTTCCAAAACCAGCTTATCATAAACAGGATAAAAAAGCTTTAAAGGAAAAACTGACTGCAGAACAATACAATGTCACTCAGGAAAACGGTACAGAAAGACCTTTTCAAAATGAATATTGGAACGAAACCCGTGAAGGAATTTATGTAGATATTACCACCGGAGAACCTTTGTTTATTTCTACCGATAAATTTGAATCCGGATGTGGATGGCCAAGTTTCTCAAAACCTATTACAAAGGCTTTGATTGACGAAAAGTTGGATCGTACCCATGGAATGGATAGAGTAGAAGTAAGAAGTAAAACCGGTGATGCCCATCTGGGACACGTTTTCACAGATGGACCGCAGGATAAAGGAGGACTTCGCTACTGTATCAACAGTGCTTCTCTGAAATTTATTCCAAAAGCAGAAATGGAGAGTAAAGGATACGGAAAATATCTTCCATTGTTAGATAAAAAGTAATGTGAAAGGAAGGCTGCCCAATGGCAGCCTTTTATTTTGAATTAATGATGTAGTTGAAATCTTTCTTTGATGCTGAGCATAGAGATATTTAGAAATAGGAGAAACCCGAAAATAATGTAAGAGGTTTCTTTGGATGCAGTTCTAAACATATTAAAGATTTTCCCATAGCGGGTAGATTCAAAAGCATTCATAGTCTCTGCTGGCCCCCAATCTATAGTATCATTACAAAGTAAACATTCATATTCAGGATATTGCAACTTAGGATCAATATAACTATAGACCGCAAATATATGTCCTGTTTTTTCAAGGTCAACGGCATACTGATCTTGTTTGGCGATTGCCAGATCATTCAAAACTGATACAAAATCACCATAGGTATTATTTTGATCTAAAATAAATTCAATACCAGATTCTTTCTTATTTCTTTCCTGAAGTTGTTTCAATTCAGAAACATATGATTTTGAATTTTCTTTAGCAGTACCCGGGGCTATTTTAATTTTTTTGTAATTCCAGTTTCTTGCAGGTTCAAAACTTGCAAATGTATTTTTACTCCCTTCTCTTTCTTTAGCAGGAAGTCCGATATCCATAACAGAAACATTAATTTCTTCAAACTTTTGATTTCCATAATACCAGAACAGAATTGGAATAATGATAGCACTGATAAACCCGGGAAAGTAATATATTTTTTTCATGCTAATCTTTTTCTTTGGATTTGAAGATTTTCTTTAATGCTGAACATGGAAATATTCACAAATAATAGAAAGCCAAAAATCACATAAAATGACTGTTTGGGAAGATCAGGCAAATATTTTAAAGTATCAAAGCCTTTATAATGGTTTTCTTCGCTGTAATAAATAGTGTTGGTCTCAGTTCCGCAAATACTGTTATAACTTCTTTCAATTTTATCCGAATCTTTATATTCATGAATAGCAAAAAAATGCCCTGTTTTCTCTATATCGACACCATACATTTCCTGATGGGAAAGTGTCATTGCATCAATAAGGGCAATAAAATCCTGATAACTATTACTATCGTTGATGATAAATTCTATTCCAGATTCTTTCTCATTTCTTGACTGCAATTTTTTAAGTTCTGAGACATACAATTTCTGATTTTGCAGAGCCGCATTAGGGGAGACAATTATCTTTTTATAATTCCAATTTCTGTAAGGCTCAAAAGTATTGTCAAAAGTTCTATTGGGTCTGACTTTCGCCGGAAGCCCAAGATCCATTACACTATAGGGCGGGTGAACCCTCTGATTTCCATAATACCAGAATAAAATAGGAATCAGCACAGCACTGATTAATCCGGGTACGTAGAATATTTTTTTCATGGTTAGTTTTTGAAAAGGCAGAATGAAAATATTAAGCCAAAAAAAGTGATCCGAAACCGAACCACTTTAAAAATAATTTAAATATTTTAATGATTAAATCTTTAAATTCTAAATCTTGACCTCTACCAATCCCTTTTTCTCAGAATCGAGTACGATCCGAAGATGAAAATAGCGCACCAGACCAGACAGGCAACAAGGCTTTCTGTAGGGTAATGGAATTCATATTTTAGGCCCATCATTTTGGCCATATTCAATCTCATCATCGGATTCGGAATAAGATTAGACATACTTTCCAGCGGTAAAAGATGGGTAATAAAAAAGTCATTCTGAAGAACTTCGTTTCTTTGTGCTCCCTGCATTCCTGCTACTTTTGAATACGTTTCAACAGCTGTTAAAATTCCCTCACCAATCCAGAAAACAAAAAGAGCAAGAAATACAAATACCGATTTTCTCAATAAAATGGAAAGGAACATTAAGAAGCAGAAGAACGTAAATAATTTTACCAGGTAATTTCCGATAAAGAAAATCTCCGCAAAAACCTTTGTTGATTCGGTTGTATTAGAATACTGATATCCAAGGAATATCGTAAGACCCAATACAATTGCCGTTGAAACAATGGTGAAAATACTTATGGTCAGCAATTTTGAAGTGATAAATTCCTTTCTGCTTAATCCGTCAATCGTATTTTGCTTGAACATTCGGTTACTGAATTCCTGTGAAATGGAAAAAACAATAATCAGTCCCAGGAAAATTTTTAATAAAGCAACAATCCATGTCGTGAAATTCCAGATTTCCGGGAAATTGTAAATCCCCTGTTCCTTTAAATTAATGGTTCCTCCGAAAATATCAAAGTCAACCAATCCGATGAAAAGCAAAGCGACAAGAATGGCAAAATAAAGTATGGTGAAAACCTTAAACGGTTTGTAGTTCAGGTTTTTGTAGTATTCCAGTTTTAATAATTTGATCATGACTAGTTGGTGTTTTTTACAAGTTCAAGGAATTGAGATTCAAGAGATAGTTTTTTCTTGGTCAAATGGGAAAGGTAAATTCCTTTCTCTGCCAGTTTCTGGTTCATGGCTGAAGCAGAAATAGAAGCATCATCACGGATCTGAGCTTTGATAAGATCTCCTTCCTGATTGATGGAAGAAAACCATTGCAGCTCATTCAATGCATTCATAAGCAAGGTATTGTTGTCTGCTTTTAATTCGAAATATCCATTATTGGATGTCATTTCGTCCACTCGTCCGCAATAAATAGAATTTCCTTCTTTTAATACAATGACATGGCTGCAGATTTTTTCAATTTCATCCAGAAGGTGGCTGGCAATAATAATCGTAATGCCTTGCTTTGCAATTTCACTGATGATTTCTCTGATCTGAATAATTCCTTCAGGATCCAATCCGTTGGTGGGTTCGTCCAATATCATTACCTCAGGATTATTTAACATCGCTGAAGCAATAGCAAGACGCTGCTTCATTCCCAAAGAAAAAGTTTTGAAAGTATCTTTTCTCCTTTCATACAGATTAACGGTCTTTAGAACTTCATCAATCCTAGAATAGGGTGTTTTTTTGATTTCTGCCACAATCTTAAGATTGGTTTCTGCACTTAAATAAGGATAAAAGTTGGGCTGCTCAATAATAGCTCCGATCTTTTTTAACGTTTCCGGATCAGTTCCTTTTTTGCCAAACCAAAACCAATCTCCACTGGTAGGATTAATGGTGGAAAGCAACATCCCGAAAGTGGTGGATTTTCCACTTCCATTCGGTCCCAATAGCCCATAAACGTTTCCTTTTTCAACATCAAAAGAAATATTGTTGACTACAACTCTTTTGAATTTTTTTGTCAAATTTTTTACTGATAAAATCTTTTCCATGTAATTTGTTTTACATAGTAGTAGTCTATATAAATTAGATAATGTTACAGAATTATCATAAATCAATGTCAATTTATTGGTAAATACATTAAATTTGATAGAATTAACCAACACTTATGAAGCTAATTGAACTGGCAGAAGAACTCAATGTTTCTGCAGAAGCCATAAAACAGTTTATACAGGATTTTGATCTTGAATTGGTAGACTGTGTCAGTACGAATTTTGAGGTAAAAGACGATTTTGAAAAATTTGCCCGCGAAAATGTAGATTTTTTAAGATTATACGAAAAGGATCTTGATAAAAATAAAACCCTGGAGCAGATTGCCGAAGTGATTAAGCAGCCAAAAGACAAGGTGGAAAAAGTAATCAAGGATAATAATCTTAATATTTTCGATAATGGCTTTTTCAAATCTTCTATATCAAGCTATGGGATTGATAACAAACTGGGGGGGAACTATCAGTTTGTCTATGATTATTTTGGACATAAAACAAGTCTTAAACAAAGAGATTTTATAGGATACAGAGACTTGTTCTTTTATACCTCTACGGTTTTGGAACCTTTTCTGAATCCACAACAGATTAAAGACTGGGGCATCAATAAACCTGCAGGAATTATTCTCTACGGACCTCCGGGAAGCGGAAAGATATTCTGGGCTAATAAAATTGCTGAAATCATCGGCTATCAGTTTAAAGAAGTCAAAAAGCACTATTTAGGAACTTCGTTGATTGACGGGAATGAAATCAACTTCAGTGATTTCCTGCTGAGTATGATGAAGGAAAACAAAATGCTGCTTTTCATGGATGATTTTGATGAAATTATGATGCAGAGAAGAGCTGAAAACGATATTGCATCATGCAATCTGGAAGCTCAGGAGCTGATTCTTCATTACATCGGGAAATTTGAAAAAGAAGGTGTTTTGATGGTAGGTTCTGCCAATTCTGTTTCAGAAATTGACGAGGAAATTCTTGCTCCTGGAAGATTTGATGTGATGATACCGATCTTTCCACCTAATGCTTCAGAGCGTTCAGAAATTATTCTTTACGCCATGACCAGAGGACTTGAGGAAGATTCTTTACTCTATAAAATACTTAAAAATAACAAAGCGGATAAAATTCCTTTCTGGCATGAAATCGCTTCAAAAATGAAAGCATTCAGCAACACGATGCTGATAGATTTTACCCAAAGCCTCAAGAAAAGAATTAAAAACCTTTACCAAAAAACCAGAAACGAAAAGCTGAAAATTGATCAGAAACTTTTAGACAGCGCATTAAGGGATGCCGGATCAAAGCTTACGGAAGAATATCTTGATCAGGTAGCCAGATTTCTTACTGATGCCATTATCAATAATTTTGATGACTTCCAATTCAGAATTCAGGGATTGAAAAATGAGCTGGAAACCTACAGAGTTGTTGAAGAACCGGTAAGAGCAATCGGATTCCAGCATAATGAGGAAGAGGATAAAGGATAGGTTGTTCAAAGTTTAAGGTTTAAAGTTTAAGGTTGTACTGCATCGTACATTAATACTTTTTACATTATACATTTTACAAAAAATTACTCATCATTTTACTCATAATTTATGAACAGCATCTGGGAACTGGACACTTTCTACAGAAAAAGAGACATCATCATTATAGGTGCAGGGTTTTCCGGACTATGGACAGCCATATCCATCAAGGAAAAATATCCTGAAAAATCCGTTTTGATTATTGAACGCAATGCCATTCCATTGGGTGCTTCCACGAGAAATGCCGGGTTTGCCTGCTTTGGAAGCCTTACTGAAGTTATTGCAGATGCTCATAAAATGGGTTGGGAGAAAACGCTGGCACTTGTTAAAATGAGGTTTGACGGATTGCAGAAAATCAGACATTATTTTACCCATGAAGAAATTGATTTTGACTTGAATGGAGGCTATGAAATTCTCAATGATGAAGAACCTTTATCTCATATTGACGACATAAATGAAAAGCTGAAAGCAATAACCGGACTGGATCAAACCTATACTTTGAAACAGGACAAAATACTGGAATTC
This window contains:
- a CDS encoding sigma-70 family RNA polymerase sigma factor, with protein sequence MTKDEELKSWIEQYSGPLLKRALYVLSNKEDAQDVVQEVFLAAYSAHDSFEGKSNPLTWLMAILNRKVADFYRKKYKSEPNVRLDHFFDETGSWKNNDVLNDWNVSGEGDELLDSADFTKTLEECIEELPSRWKILLKMYYIEEKKAPEVSQELSVSTTNLWKILQRSRMQLRECLEFNWFSKS
- a CDS encoding AAA family ATPase, whose amino-acid sequence is MKLIELAEELNVSAEAIKQFIQDFDLELVDCVSTNFEVKDDFEKFARENVDFLRLYEKDLDKNKTLEQIAEVIKQPKDKVEKVIKDNNLNIFDNGFFKSSISSYGIDNKLGGNYQFVYDYFGHKTSLKQRDFIGYRDLFFYTSTVLEPFLNPQQIKDWGINKPAGIILYGPPGSGKIFWANKIAEIIGYQFKEVKKHYLGTSLIDGNEINFSDFLLSMMKENKMLLFMDDFDEIMMQRRAENDIASCNLEAQELILHYIGKFEKEGVLMVGSANSVSEIDEEILAPGRFDVMIPIFPPNASERSEIILYAMTRGLEEDSLLYKILKNNKADKIPFWHEIASKMKAFSNTMLIDFTQSLKKRIKNLYQKTRNEKLKIDQKLLDSALRDAGSKLTEEYLDQVARFLTDAIINNFDDFQFRIQGLKNELETYRVVEEPVRAIGFQHNEEEDKG
- a CDS encoding ABC transporter ATP-binding protein, whose amino-acid sequence is MEKILSVKNLTKKFKRVVVNNISFDVEKGNVYGLLGPNGSGKSTTFGMLLSTINPTSGDWFWFGKKGTDPETLKKIGAIIEQPNFYPYLSAETNLKIVAEIKKTPYSRIDEVLKTVNLYERRKDTFKTFSLGMKQRLAIASAMLNNPEVMILDEPTNGLDPEGIIQIREIISEIAKQGITIIIASHLLDEIEKICSHVIVLKEGNSIYCGRVDEMTSNNGYFELKADNNTLLMNALNELQWFSSINQEGDLIKAQIRDDASISASAMNQKLAEKGIYLSHLTKKKLSLESQFLELVKNTN
- a CDS encoding ABC transporter permease produces the protein MIKLLKLEYYKNLNYKPFKVFTILYFAILVALLFIGLVDFDIFGGTINLKEQGIYNFPEIWNFTTWIVALLKIFLGLIIVFSISQEFSNRMFKQNTIDGLSRKEFITSKLLTISIFTIVSTAIVLGLTIFLGYQYSNTTESTKVFAEIFFIGNYLVKLFTFFCFLMFLSILLRKSVFVFLALFVFWIGEGILTAVETYSKVAGMQGAQRNEVLQNDFFITHLLPLESMSNLIPNPMMRLNMAKMMGLKYEFHYPTESLVACLVWCAIFIFGSYSILRKRDW
- the msrB gene encoding peptide-methionine (R)-S-oxide reductase MsrB codes for the protein MKNIFIVLGIILGIAVFAAGSGLFKKTKPNVVEIKKENEKIMDNKNVREIYFAGGCFWGTEHFFQQIRGVVGTEVGYANGNTQNPTYEEVVSHTTGFAETVKVKYDPEQVDLKLLIDLYFKTIDPTSKDQQGNDRGNQYRTGIYFTNKTDEAVVKDEVLKLAKNYNKPLLVETIPLKNFYKAEDYHQDYLDKNPGGYCHIEPGLFEMAKKANPLPKPAYHKQDKKALKEKLTAEQYNVTQENGTERPFQNEYWNETREGIYVDITTGEPLFISTDKFESGCGWPSFSKPITKALIDEKLDRTHGMDRVEVRSKTGDAHLGHVFTDGPQDKGGLRYCINSASLKFIPKAEMESKGYGKYLPLLDKK
- a CDS encoding DUF417 family protein, which produces MVGTVQESKNQLTRIGYYISLFGAALILLWIGIFKFTPTEAAAIKPLVENHFLTFFVYKIISVQAVSNLIGTIEIIIALLLIFSAKFAVLKKYAGIGMMVTFLVTLSYLFTTPGMWKIVDGVPVTDFFILKDLMLLGFGFMIVQK